GCGAACCGGTAACACTTTTTGCCGGAGCTTCCACCACCCAGGAACGTTATACCGGGCAGCTTTATAATTCATTCGGTCAGTTGATACAGGAATGGACAGGTGTAACCGATACTTTCCGGCAAATTGAAACAGCCAATCTGCGGAAAGGCATGTATTTTATTAAAATTATTCAGCAAACAGGCAGCACCACTAAAAAATTTGTAGTACAATAAAGTGCACCTGAGATATTTACAAGGTATCAAGGCTGCTACCATCCGGGATGGTAGCAGCTTTTTTGTTAGTTGCCTGTTTTAAACAACCTTGGGGCAAAATCATTGAGCGCCCTGCGCCAGGTGAGCCATTCATGGGCAGTACCTGGCGATTCATGATACACCAGGTTTTTGATACCCTGATTTTTCAACGTATCATAGGTTTGTTTCGCCCCCTGGCCTTCTGCCGTACCGGTGCTGATAAATAACAGTTTCATCTTTTTGTTAAATGCTTCCGCATCTTTAAATACACCGTTATAGGCTGTCTCAACGGTCGTAACGGGAGCTTTAGGGTTAAATGGGTTGGGGCCAAAACGGCCTGAGCCACTAAAACCACCCATCCAGGCAAATTTGTCCATATTGTTCAGTACCGCATTCCAGGTTTGCGCACCGCCTCTTGATAATCCGGCCATAGCCCGGTGGTCGCGGTCGGGATAAGTGCGGAAAGTTTTATCAATGTAAGGAATGAGGTCTTTGATCAGGATGTCGGTAATATCACCGGAGGCTTTACGCACATCTGAATTTGTTTTGATGTCGCCGCTGGGCATTACAATGATCATGGGAACAGCTTTGCCTGCTGCAATTAAACCATCCATAATATTAGCCAGGTGCCCCTGTACAGACCAACCGTTCTCATCTTCGCCCCATCCATGCAACAGATAAAGCACCGGGTATTTTTGCTTAGGATTTTTTTCATATCCTGCAGGCACATACACATTGATATGACGTTCCAATCCATTGATGTCAGACCAATGATAAAGGGAACGCACTTCTCCATGCGGGATGTCTTTATTGAACCGGTAATAATCGCCTTCAGCCCCTTCCGGAACCTCAATGCCTGCCGACTCCCAGTTGCTGCCAAAATAAGCCTGGCTTCCTCTATCCATTACCGGCACACTATCTATCAAAACCGCATAATAATGGAAACCCACCACCAGCGGATCTGTCGTATACCACCAAACCCCTTTTTCATCTTTTGTCATAGCATGTTTTCCATTCAACTGCAACGTTACATTTTGCGCATAGGGCGCCACCACCCTGAACGTTGCCTGGCGGGTATCACTATTAACGGCGGGATACTGTGATAAAAAGGTGTTGGTGGAGGCAGGTTTAAAGCCTGCGGGAAGCGGTTGTTCCTCGTTGTTCTGAATACCGGCAAACTGGGCCGACAGCGTTCCATGCGCGATAACAGCTATCAGCAGCAAATAAACATTTTTCATGTTGTGCAGATTTAAAATTTTAATAGATCAATAGCCGGGCGTTTGCACCAGTTTATAGTTCTGTGCCAGCGCCGTTTGCGGAACAGGGTGCAGGTATTGTTTCACCTTGAATCCATGCGGGTGATTCAAACCAACCGGTGTATATGTCCATACGCCGCTGTTGTTCGCCGGCACCGTGTTTTCGATCTTCATTCCATGCAGATCAACAGTCATTACCTGGTCTGCAATTTTCCAACGGATAATATCCTGGAAGCGTTTGTTCTCAAAACAAAGTTCCACTCTTCTTTCCTGGTGAATGGCATCACGCATCTGGCTTTGGCTTAATGACGCCGGCAACGCAGGCAGGTTTACGCGCGCCCTGATCGCATTCATGGCAGTATATACAGATGCATCCGGCCCAACTGCCTCATTTTGCGCCTCCGCATAGCCTAACAACACTTCTGCATACCGGAAATAAATGTAGTTGGCACCGCTCAATCCGGTAGAAGGGCGATATCTTGGATTTAACTTCTTTTTGAAATAATATCCTGTATTACTTACATCCGTACTCGCAAAATCTATTTGATTCAATGACGGTCTTACGTTGTCTATGCGGGTGTAAATAGTATCCTGCGCAGGCATCCAGTCCATTTTATAAGGAGCGCCATCATACACGATCCATTTATAAAACCTGCTTTCCCGGCCCACATAAGGCTTTTGCGGATTGTAGCCGGAAGTTGGGTCGGTTATAGGCTTACCATTTGCCATGAAGAATTGATCTACCAGCTCCTGTGTTGGATTATAGTTACCCCAGGTATAGTAAGAGCCCAGGATGTAAACAGGACCGCCATATTGTTCATAATTAGACCCTTTCACATTGGCGACATACTGCCTGTCCCAGATCACTTCCGGGTTGTATTCGTTGTCTTCATACCAAAGGGTTGAATCTTCAGCAAAAAGATTGTATGGTTTTCCCGTTCCACCCCAGTCATCCATGAATTTTTTAAATGAAGCCGCCGCCGTTGCCCAACGCGCCGGGTCTGCATTGCCAAATCCGGCGATCTTATTGGGATCAGCCCCGCCCGGGTAGGTGGCGGTGTTGAATGTAGGGCTTGCCGCCACTAACTGCAAATAAGCCTTTAACATCAGGGCGGCACCCAGGGTGGCCCTGCCTGCATCTGCGTTACCCTTATTATACTTAACAGCCAGGTATTTATTGGTCAATATCGTATCCAATGATCTTACTATAAAGTCCAGGGTTTCTGCATACGTGCTTCTTTTTACATATAATGAAAGGGTGTCTGTACGAACCTGTGGTTCCATGATAATAGGAACCCCGCCCCAATACAGAAAAAGAATGCTGTAGTGAAACGCCCTGTTGAACCGGGCTTCATCAATGCGCTTATTGAACCAGTCAGCAGAGTAATTGCTTTTATGAGCAATTACCTGTTGAATAAACGTATTGCATTTGCGGATGGAAGTATAAAGGGCCGGCCAGTTATACCTGCTGATGGTTTGAACGCCGGTAGCCCCGCCCCCAAATAGCGTATAATTGGCAGAAGCAGGGTCCAGGTTGCCATCTTTATACTTCCAGGAATTATAATAAAACCCGGCATCGTTATCATCGGTAAAATTATCCAGGTTTTCAGGCTGGGAATACATGTCGGGCAACTGGTCATACACATCATTTAAAAAAAGATCGGCATAGGACTCAGATTGCCATTGTGTTTTATCGTCAAAACTTGTTTTTACTTCGTTATCCAGGTTCTTATCGCAGGAAAATAAACCCAGCAAGGCGGCTGTAAGACAACCGTATAACAGATATGGTTTTACTGGTTTCATCTTTTAATTTTTAAAGGTTAGAAGCTGGTATTAAAGCCAACCAGGATTGTTTTCTGAATAGGATATCCCTGTTCACCGGTTGTTTCAGGGTCTGTAAATTTCAATTTCGAGAATGTCAATATATTCTGACCGGTTACATATAGCCGGAAGTTTTTCATCCTGATCTTTGCACTCCACTTTGCCGGAACAGTATACCCCAAAGACGCCGTTTTCAATCGCAGATACGCACTGCTTACCATCCAGAAATCAGAAGTTTGTCCGTTGTTATTGGTGGGGGCGGAATAAGCCCT
The Niastella koreensis GR20-10 genome window above contains:
- a CDS encoding alpha/beta hydrolase-fold protein, which codes for MKNVYLLLIAVIAHGTLSAQFAGIQNNEEQPLPAGFKPASTNTFLSQYPAVNSDTRQATFRVVAPYAQNVTLQLNGKHAMTKDEKGVWWYTTDPLVVGFHYYAVLIDSVPVMDRGSQAYFGSNWESAGIEVPEGAEGDYYRFNKDIPHGEVRSLYHWSDINGLERHINVYVPAGYEKNPKQKYPVLYLLHGWGEDENGWSVQGHLANIMDGLIAAGKAVPMIIVMPSGDIKTNSDVRKASGDITDILIKDLIPYIDKTFRTYPDRDHRAMAGLSRGGAQTWNAVLNNMDKFAWMGGFSGSGRFGPNPFNPKAPVTTVETAYNGVFKDAEAFNKKMKLLFISTGTAEGQGAKQTYDTLKNQGIKNLVYHESPGTAHEWLTWRRALNDFAPRLFKTGN
- a CDS encoding RagB/SusD family nutrient uptake outer membrane protein; protein product: MKPVKPYLLYGCLTAALLGLFSCDKNLDNEVKTSFDDKTQWQSESYADLFLNDVYDQLPDMYSQPENLDNFTDDNDAGFYYNSWKYKDGNLDPASANYTLFGGGATGVQTISRYNWPALYTSIRKCNTFIQQVIAHKSNYSADWFNKRIDEARFNRAFHYSILFLYWGGVPIIMEPQVRTDTLSLYVKRSTYAETLDFIVRSLDTILTNKYLAVKYNKGNADAGRATLGAALMLKAYLQLVAASPTFNTATYPGGADPNKIAGFGNADPARWATAAASFKKFMDDWGGTGKPYNLFAEDSTLWYEDNEYNPEVIWDRQYVANVKGSNYEQYGGPVYILGSYYTWGNYNPTQELVDQFFMANGKPITDPTSGYNPQKPYVGRESRFYKWIVYDGAPYKMDWMPAQDTIYTRIDNVRPSLNQIDFASTDVSNTGYYFKKKLNPRYRPSTGLSGANYIYFRYAEVLLGYAEAQNEAVGPDASVYTAMNAIRARVNLPALPASLSQSQMRDAIHQERRVELCFENKRFQDIIRWKIADQVMTVDLHGMKIENTVPANNSGVWTYTPVGLNHPHGFKVKQYLHPVPQTALAQNYKLVQTPGY